GACGACGGTCTGGATCATGCTGTGGACGGTGCCGTCCTTGGAGCCCTGGTGTTCGGACAGGTCGTCCGTGTGCAGGGGCAGCGAAGCCTTGAGGTACTTCGCGAAGATGTCCTTCGCGGCCTCGGCGTCCGGGCGCTCGATCTTGATCTTCACGTCGAGGCGGCCGGGGCGCAGGATGGCCGGGTCGATCATGTCCTCGCGGTTGGAGGCGCCGATGACGATGACGTTCTCCAGGCCTTCCACGCCGTCGATCTCGGCGAGCAGCTGGGGGACGATGGTGTTCTCCACGTCCGAGCTGACTCCGGATCCGCGGGTGCGGAAGAGGGACTCCATCTCGTCGAAGAAGACGATGACGGGGGTGCCCTCGCTCGCCTTCTCCCGGGCACGCTGGAAGACGAGGCGGATGTGCCGCTCGGTCTCGCCGACGTACTTGTTGAGGAGTTCGGGGCCCTTGATGTTCAGGAAGTAGGACTTCCCGGCGGGCTGGCCGGTCACCTCGGCGACCTTCTTGGCAAGGGAGTTGGCCACGGCCTTGGCGATGAGCGTCTTGCCGCAGCCGGGCGGGCCGTAGAGCAGGATGCCCTTGGGCGGGCGCAGTTCGTGTTCCTTGAAGAGGTCCGGGTAGAGGTACGGGAGCTCGACGGCGTCGCGGATCAGCTCGATCTGGTCGCCCAGACCGCCGATCTTGTCGTAGTCGATGTCGGGGACCTCTTCGAGGACGAGTTCTTCGACCTCGCTCTTGGGGACGACCTCGTAGACGTAGCCGGAGCGGGGTTCGAGCAGGAGGGCGTCGCCGGGGCGGATGGTGATGTCCAGGAGCGGCTCGGCGAGCCTCACCACCCTCTCCTCGTCGGTGTGCCCGACGACCAGGGCACGCTCGCCGTCCTCGAGGATCTCCTTGAGGGTGACGATGTCCCCGGCCCGCTCGAATTCCATGGCCTCGACCACGTTGAGGGCCTCGTTGAGCATGACCTCCTGGCCGCGCCGGAGGTCTTCCGGGTCGACGCTGGGGCTGACGTTCACGCGGAGCTTTCGGCCTCCGGTAAAGATGTCGACGGTGCCGTCCTCGTTGGCTTGCAGGAAGACACCGAAACCGGCCGGCGGCTGTGCGAGCCGGTCGACTTCTTCCTTGAGGGCCACGATCTGGTCCCGGGCCTCACGGAGGGTATTCGCGAGTCGTTCGTTCTGTGCGGATACGCCGGCAAGATTTGTCTGCAGCTCGACGATCCGCTCTTCGAGAATCCTCGTGTGTCGCGGAGAGTCGGCGAGCTTACGTCGCAGGACGGCGATTTCCTGCTCGAGATAGGCAACCTGGCCGGCGGGGTCCTCAGACCCTCGCCCGGGCCGGATGCCGCGGTTGATGTCGTCGTCGTGGGCTGCCACGGTCCTCACCTCCTCCAAGGGGAGCTGGACGCTTCCTGACCCTACCTGGGCTGGTGGTGATTGAAACCCCTAGATCACAAAGACGGTAGAGGTGTGTCCGATCTTCACCCTTGCGTACTCCCTCACGCCAAGGAAATACCCACCCATCAAACTCGGGAAGCGGCCGGTTGTAGGGTCGAACTGTTCAACACCCGTCAGGGCTCGCGCGACTTGCTGCGGGTCGTGACCGGGATGGATCACTCAGCGCAGGGAACGGCAGGAGATATGACCGTGCAGCAGGAGGCTCCGACGGGCGCGGCCGGTGAGGCCGGCGAGCCGCTTGAGGTCTGGATCGACCAGGACCTCTGCACCGGGGACGGCATCTGCGCGCAGTACGCGCCCGAGGTGTTCGAGCTGGACATTGATGGTCTGGCGTACGTGAAGAGCCCCGAGGACGAGCTGCTGCAGGAGGCGGGGGCGACCACTCCGGTTCCGCTGACGCTGCTCCAGGACGTGGTCGACTCGGCGAAGGAATGTCCGGGGGACTGTATTCACGTAAGGCGCGTTTCGGACAGGGTGGAAGTCTTCGGCCCTGACGCGGAGTGACGCTTCAAACACTTCTGGCGGCCGAGTCCGTCAGCTCCTGGCGGAATTTTCCGTCGTTCCAGCGCCACTTGGCGAGCTGCTTCTTGTCGGGGCAGCAGCGCGGCACCTCGGGTGCGGAGTAGCCGAGGAGGTCCGCGGTGACGGTGCGGTCGCGCACGGTGAGTTCCGTGGCGGTCTGGCGTTGTCCGGCGTCGAGGAGGGTGGCGACGACGCGGGGGCGGGCGCCTTCGGTGCGGTCCTGGACGAGGACGTAGATCGCGTGGGGCGGGGTGCCCGAGCCGGCTTCACAGCGGACGGCGGCCACGGTCTCGGGGCGGCCGTCCCCGTCGAGGTCGCCCTGGGCGGTGGCCGTGACGGCCTGCGGGGCGCCCTTGCAGTCGAGGGGGTAGGTGACCGCCGCGGCGTCGGGAGTGGCGGCCTGGGGGCCGTTCGCGGTGGGGTCCGGCGTGGCGGCGGGGGTGCCGGTGGCCGGCTGTACGAGTCCCGCGGTGGCTATGACGGCGGCCATGGCGAGCCAGTGGAGGGGCCTGGCCATGCTGTGCGCCAGGGTGTCCGGGGTCGGCGTCAGCTCGGCGGGGCTGTGCAGCACGCGGGGTGTCTCCTGTGCGAAGGGTGACGGGGAGCCAGCATCGTGCCATACCTCACACGGAGGTGGAACGGCCGGGTCCGGTCCCGTTGGATCCGGTGCGGTGTGACCGCGCGCGGGCCGGACCGGACGGGGTCGGCACGGGGGCAACGAAAAGGCGCTGTGGTGCAGTTCCCGGTTGGCCGGGGGAACTGCGCCACAGCGCCTTCGTGTTGGGTCGGCGGTGCGGTTACGCGGAGCGGTCGCTGCCGGGCCCGTCGTAGTCCTCGCCGTAGGCGCCCTTGGCGGGTCGGCGGCGGCGCATGGGGGGCTCGACGCCGTCCGCGAGGCGGCGGGCGGTGACGAGGAAGCCGGTGTGGCCGATCATGCGGTGGTCCGGGCGGACGGCCAGGCCTTCGACGTGCCAGTTGCGGATCATCGATTCCCAGGGCTGCGGCTCGGCGAAGCAGCCGATCTCGCGGATGGACTCGACGGTCTTGGACAGCTGGGTGGTGGTGGCCACGTAGCAGCAGAGGATGCCGCCGGGCACCAGGGCCTTGGAGACGGCCTCCAGGCATTCCCAGGGGGCGAGCATGTCGAGGATGACGCGGTCGACGTCCGTGTCGGACAGGTTGTCCTGGAGGTCTCCGACGGTCAGCTGCCAGGCCGGGTGGGGGCCGCCGAAGTAGCGTTCCACGTTGGCGGTGGCGATCTCGGCGAAGTCCGCGCGGCGCTCGTAGCTGTGGAGCATGCCCTGGTCGCCGATGGCGCGCAGCAGGAAGCTGCTCAGGGAGCCGGAGCCGACACCTGCTTCCACGACGCGGGCGCCGGGGAAGATGTCGGCGAAGGCCAGGATCTGGCCGGCGTCCTTCGGGTAGACCACGGCGGCGCCGCGGGGCATGGACAGGACATAGTCGGGGAGCAGGGGACGCAGCGCGAGGTAGGCGACGTTGCCCGTGGTACGGACAACACTGCCCTCGGGGGCACCGATCAGCTCGTCGTGGGGGAAGGAACCCTTGTGGGTGTGGAAATTCTTCCCGGCTTCGAGCGTGAACGTGTAGTGGCGGCCCTTGGGGTCGGTGAGCTGAACCTGGTCCCCGACCTCGAAGGGCCCGCGTCGGCGGGCGGCACCGGTCGGTTCGGACATGTGACCAGTGTATTGGCTTCAGGACTGGGGCCGTGCCATGGCCTTCACGAAGGCCTTTTCGACGTCGAGGGTGGACAGGACGCCGTAGATGGCGCCGCCGGGTTCGAGGACGAGGTACTCGGTGGCGGGGGTGGCGCGGAGGCGGTCGAGGAGTTCTTCGCCGGTGAGTTCCGCGGAAACCTTCATGCCGTCGGTGAGGTCCTGGGCGAGGGTGCTGACGGCGACCCAGGGGCGGCGGTGTTCGGGGACGGAGGCGATGGCGCTCTCGCGGACGATGGCGGTGGGGTCGCCGTGGCCGTCGATGACGACGAGGGCGCGGGCGCCGGCTTCGTTGGCCCGGCGCAGGGCTTCGGAGAGGGGGGTGGCGTTCTCGACGGGGATGGCGCGCCGGGTGAGGGTGCGGGCGCGCAGTTCGGGGAGGTGTTCGCGCAGGCGGGCCATGCGCAGGCTGTTGCCGGCTCCGGTCCAGATGATGGCGGCGAGGATGGCGGCGAGCAGCGCGTCCATGACGGTGTCCATGCCGCCGATCTCCTGGGTGCGGTTGCCGAGGAGTCCGGTGTGGGTGAGCAGGGGCAGGCCGAGGAGGACGGCGACGGCGAGGCCGCGGCCGACCCAGGCGGCGGCGACGGTGCCGGCCATGGGTTTTCCGGTGATGCCCCAGATGACGGCGCGGAGCATGCGGCCGCCGTCGAGGGGGAGGCCGGGGAGCAGGTTGAAGGCGGCGACGAGGAGGTTGGAGATCATCAGGCCGGCGAGGAGGACGCCGGGGACGCTGGCGGGGTCGACGGCTTTCATGCCGAGGTAGAAGGCTCCGGAGAGCAGGAGGGAGAGGAGGGGGCCGACGAAGGCGAGGACGAATTCGCGGCCGGGGGTCTCGGATTCCTTTTCGATCTCGGAGACTCCGCCGAAGAACTGGAGCTGGATGCGGCGCACGGGGAGTTTGAAGCGGAGGGCGGCGATGGTGTGCGCGAGCTCGTGGACCAGGACGGAGGCGTAGAAGGCGACGGCGAAGAAGAGGGAGACGAGGTAGCGGACGGGTCCGAGGTCGGGCAGGACGCGGTCGAGCTGGTCGCCGAAGACCCAGGTGATGAGGGCGGCGACGAGGAACCAGCTGGGCGAGACGTAGACGGGCACGCCGAAGGGGCGGCCCATGAGGAGTCCGCCGCCCGGTCCGGAGCGCCGGCCCGCGCGCTCGCCGGTTTCGTCGGTGTCTGCCACGGCTGTCCTTCGTTCCTCGGGGTCCTCCCGGACGGAGTCCGGGGGATCGGTGTTTCCAGTGTGGTCCGCAGTGCGTAAGCGGGCTGTGATGCTCCGATCATGCAGTGCGAGGGGGTCCGTCGTCGATGGTATGCGCGTGCTGTCGGTGGCGGGTCGTAGGGTTTTGTCCATGACGACGAGCCCGGGTGCTGTGCCAGGCGCAGCCGATGCCGCGACACCGAGCGCTGTGGCGCCCGCTTCGCTCTCCCCTTCGCGGGCGAGCGATTTCATGCAGTGCCCGCTGTTGTACCGGTTCCGGGTGATCGACAAGCTGCCGGAGAAGCCCAGTGCGGCGGCTACCCGCGGGACGCTGGTGCATGCGGTGCTGGAGCGGCTTTTCGATCATCCGGCGGCGGAGCGGACGGCTCCGCGGGCGAAGGCGTTGGTCCCGGGGCAGTGGGACCGGTTGTTGGAGGCGAAGCCGGAGCTGACGGAGCTGTTCCCGGAGGGTGACGAGGGGGCGGGGCTGGCCCGGTGGCTGACGGAGGCGGAGGCGCTGGTCGAGCGCTGGTTCACGCTGGAGGACCCGACGCGGTTGGAGCCGGTGGAGCGGGAGTTCTTCGTGGAGACGGAGCTGGAGTCGGGGCTCCGGTTGCGGGGGATCATCGACCGGGTGGACGTGGCGCCGACGGGTGAGGTGCGGATCGTCGACTACAAGACGGGCAAGGCGCCGCGGCCGGAGTATGCCGAGGGCGCGTTGTTCCAGATGAAGTTCTACGCGCTGGTGGTGTGGCGGCTGAAGCGGGTGGTGCCGCGGCGGCTGCAGCT
Above is a genomic segment from Streptomyces sp. NBC_01233 containing:
- a CDS encoding tRNA (adenine-N1)-methyltransferase → MSEPTGAARRRGPFEVGDQVQLTDPKGRHYTFTLEAGKNFHTHKGSFPHDELIGAPEGSVVRTTGNVAYLALRPLLPDYVLSMPRGAAVVYPKDAGQILAFADIFPGARVVEAGVGSGSLSSFLLRAIGDQGMLHSYERRADFAEIATANVERYFGGPHPAWQLTVGDLQDNLSDTDVDRVILDMLAPWECLEAVSKALVPGGILCCYVATTTQLSKTVESIREIGCFAEPQPWESMIRNWHVEGLAVRPDHRMIGHTGFLVTARRLADGVEPPMRRRRPAKGAYGEDYDGPGSDRSA
- a CDS encoding site-2 protease family protein gives rise to the protein MDKTLRPATDSTRIPSTTDPLALHDRSITARLRTADHTGNTDPPDSVREDPEERRTAVADTDETGERAGRRSGPGGGLLMGRPFGVPVYVSPSWFLVAALITWVFGDQLDRVLPDLGPVRYLVSLFFAVAFYASVLVHELAHTIAALRFKLPVRRIQLQFFGGVSEIEKESETPGREFVLAFVGPLLSLLLSGAFYLGMKAVDPASVPGVLLAGLMISNLLVAAFNLLPGLPLDGGRMLRAVIWGITGKPMAGTVAAAWVGRGLAVAVLLGLPLLTHTGLLGNRTQEIGGMDTVMDALLAAILAAIIWTGAGNSLRMARLREHLPELRARTLTRRAIPVENATPLSEALRRANEAGARALVVIDGHGDPTAIVRESAIASVPEHRRPWVAVSTLAQDLTDGMKVSAELTGEELLDRLRATPATEYLVLEPGGAIYGVLSTLDVEKAFVKAMARPQS
- a CDS encoding ferredoxin, with the translated sequence MTVQQEAPTGAAGEAGEPLEVWIDQDLCTGDGICAQYAPEVFELDIDGLAYVKSPEDELLQEAGATTPVPLTLLQDVVDSAKECPGDCIHVRRVSDRVEVFGPDAE
- the arc gene encoding proteasome ATPase: MAAHDDDINRGIRPGRGSEDPAGQVAYLEQEIAVLRRKLADSPRHTRILEERIVELQTNLAGVSAQNERLANTLREARDQIVALKEEVDRLAQPPAGFGVFLQANEDGTVDIFTGGRKLRVNVSPSVDPEDLRRGQEVMLNEALNVVEAMEFERAGDIVTLKEILEDGERALVVGHTDEERVVRLAEPLLDITIRPGDALLLEPRSGYVYEVVPKSEVEELVLEEVPDIDYDKIGGLGDQIELIRDAVELPYLYPDLFKEHELRPPKGILLYGPPGCGKTLIAKAVANSLAKKVAEVTGQPAGKSYFLNIKGPELLNKYVGETERHIRLVFQRAREKASEGTPVIVFFDEMESLFRTRGSGVSSDVENTIVPQLLAEIDGVEGLENVIVIGASNREDMIDPAILRPGRLDVKIKIERPDAEAAKDIFAKYLKASLPLHTDDLSEHQGSKDGTVHSMIQTVVEQMYAETEENRFLEVTYANGDKEVLYFKDFNSGAMIQNIVDRAKKMAIKAFLEHNQKGLRVSHLLQACVDEFKENEDLPNTTNPDDWARISGKKGERIVFIRTLVTGKQGADTGRSIDTVANTGQYL
- a CDS encoding RecB family exonuclease translates to MTTSPGAVPGAADAATPSAVAPASLSPSRASDFMQCPLLYRFRVIDKLPEKPSAAATRGTLVHAVLERLFDHPAAERTAPRAKALVPGQWDRLLEAKPELTELFPEGDEGAGLARWLTEAEALVERWFTLEDPTRLEPVEREFFVETELESGLRLRGIIDRVDVAPTGEVRIVDYKTGKAPRPEYAEGALFQMKFYALVVWRLKRVVPRRLQLVYLGSGDVLTYDPVVADLERVERKLLALWEAIREATESGEWRPRPTKLCGWCDHQAVCPEFGGTPPPYPLVISPGHRREVPPARPGSERPAES